A single Gemmatimonadota bacterium DNA region contains:
- the lspA gene encoding signal peptidase II, which translates to MKNGGSWHRAFWPLALVWVVADYATKRWAESTLTPYGPVNVLGEWFRWRLAYNPGAAFSLSLGPYSRWIFMVIAAVAVVGIAWKARDADWNDRLRQIAAALVVGGAAGNLIDRIRGAAGVVDFIDVGIGMTRWPTFNVADMGVSCGAVALAISFWLEDARKAKEAAVTPSSL; encoded by the coding sequence ATGAAAAACGGCGGTAGCTGGCATCGCGCCTTCTGGCCCTTGGCCCTGGTGTGGGTTGTGGCTGATTATGCCACCAAGCGGTGGGCCGAGTCCACGCTGACCCCGTACGGACCGGTGAATGTCCTCGGCGAGTGGTTTCGCTGGCGGCTTGCCTACAACCCGGGTGCGGCGTTCAGTCTGTCCCTCGGTCCCTATTCGCGGTGGATCTTCATGGTCATCGCGGCCGTGGCGGTGGTCGGGATTGCCTGGAAGGCCCGCGATGCTGATTGGAATGACAGGCTTCGGCAGATTGCCGCGGCGCTCGTCGTTGGCGGGGCCGCCGGGAATCTGATCGATCGGATCCGCGGGGCGGCCGGCGTGGTCGATTTCATCGACGTCGGCATTGGGATGACCCGGTGGCCGACGTTCAACGTCGCCGATATGGGAGTCAGTTGCGGGGCCGTCGCGCTCGCGATCTCGTTTTGGCTCGAGGATGCTCGGAAAGCAAAAGAAGCCGCCGTCACACCGTCGTCTCTCTGA
- a CDS encoding TraR/DksA family transcriptional regulator — protein MKKDQLKHLEQRLRDERARVMKELGYYDDAFNSTQQNSDGDLSSYSFHMADQGTDTMEREKQFLFASQEGRYLWHVNQALRRLYAAPETFGRCHTCGKDISFERLDALPHARLCIGCKEKEEDEKRR, from the coding sequence AAGGATCAACTGAAGCATTTGGAACAGCGACTGCGCGACGAGCGAGCCCGGGTGATGAAGGAGTTGGGCTACTACGACGACGCGTTCAACTCGACCCAGCAGAACTCCGACGGCGATCTCTCGTCCTACTCGTTCCACATGGCCGATCAAGGCACCGATACGATGGAGCGGGAGAAGCAGTTTCTGTTCGCCTCCCAGGAGGGTCGCTACCTCTGGCATGTGAACCAGGCCCTCCGGCGGCTGTACGCTGCTCCGGAGACGTTCGGGCGCTGCCATACCTGTGGCAAGGACATCAGCTTCGAGCGGCTCGACGCGTTGCCGCACGCCCGGCTCTGCATCGGGTGCAAGGAAAAGGAAGAGGATGAAAAACGGCGGTAG
- a CDS encoding PASTA domain-containing protein, with amino-acid sequence MAKPETRIQAIQVGLLIGALALAGRAGYLQLVRGGDYAKRAARQRTEHKYLEAPRGVIYDRGGTPLATSLERYHVTIAAEQVKDKPTLLRVFRSDIGGKSDRLAAALRSDEPFYAHGPYTAGQVRRLREIRGVHLAPIYRREYPSGPLARPLIGSLTADSSSGATGLERFLDSLLQGLPGETVLLKDASGRTYESPGRVVRLPTRGHDVILTIDKELQEIAEGGLAAAFEAFHPKRGDVIFLDPRTGEILAAASREVTDDGQPMASASYFTSAFEPGSTAKPLTAAALLELGLVDGDDTVSPENGRWPMPGRSKPIVDDHPQKIPVTLARAIQVSSNVAMAKFSTRLTPAQHYDALRRFGLGSPTGVEFPFEEPGVLPGAHTWRAGGTGPSTAMGYALMVTPVQLAAAYAALANQGHLLVPAIVKAIRRPDGEIIYQHRPTVVRNAVSAEVAAKLRQFLALSAADSGTGGRAQVKGSVLGKTGTAKLVENRQYTNKHAASFAGMYPARAPQLVFVVRIEDPQGAYSGGLVAAPLVGDMLRQALAARRTTLDRAILAESRIERPEPRSEVVNRGDVKWVGLPLPPAGPTPGRIAEIPDVVGQSVRAAAVALHRRGFRVRLEGRGTVVRMSPEPGDSLSTGMVVTVTAAPERPS; translated from the coding sequence ATGGCCAAGCCGGAAACCCGCATTCAGGCGATTCAGGTCGGGCTCCTGATCGGGGCGTTGGCGCTGGCCGGGCGGGCTGGTTATCTCCAGCTGGTCCGGGGCGGGGACTACGCCAAGCGGGCGGCGCGCCAGCGCACGGAACACAAATATCTCGAGGCACCCCGCGGGGTTATCTACGATCGGGGGGGGACACCGCTGGCGACCTCGCTCGAACGGTATCATGTCACCATTGCGGCCGAACAAGTCAAAGATAAGCCCACCCTCCTCAGAGTTTTCCGGTCGGACATCGGCGGAAAGTCCGACCGATTGGCGGCGGCGTTGCGCTCGGACGAGCCGTTCTATGCTCACGGGCCGTACACCGCCGGCCAAGTCCGCCGGTTGCGAGAGATCCGGGGCGTGCATCTGGCGCCGATCTACCGCCGGGAATACCCCTCGGGTCCGCTGGCCCGGCCCCTGATTGGCTCGCTCACGGCCGACAGCTCCTCGGGCGCAACGGGCCTCGAGCGCTTTCTTGATTCACTCCTCCAAGGCCTCCCTGGCGAAACCGTGCTGCTCAAAGACGCCAGCGGCCGAACCTACGAATCGCCGGGGCGGGTCGTTCGGCTCCCGACGCGGGGTCACGACGTGATTCTGACCATCGACAAAGAGTTGCAGGAAATCGCCGAAGGTGGCTTGGCCGCCGCGTTCGAGGCGTTTCATCCCAAACGTGGGGACGTCATCTTTCTCGACCCCCGGACCGGTGAGATCCTGGCCGCCGCGTCGCGGGAGGTCACCGACGATGGGCAGCCGATGGCGAGCGCATCGTACTTTACCAGTGCCTTCGAGCCGGGCTCGACAGCCAAGCCCCTGACCGCCGCGGCGCTGCTCGAGTTGGGTTTGGTGGATGGCGACGATACGGTCTCCCCCGAGAATGGCCGATGGCCCATGCCGGGGCGGAGCAAGCCGATCGTGGATGACCATCCCCAGAAGATTCCGGTGACGTTGGCCCGGGCGATTCAGGTTTCCAGCAATGTGGCCATGGCGAAATTCTCGACCCGGCTCACACCGGCCCAACATTATGACGCGCTCCGCCGCTTCGGCCTTGGGTCGCCGACGGGGGTGGAGTTTCCGTTTGAAGAGCCCGGCGTCCTGCCGGGTGCCCATACCTGGCGGGCCGGCGGGACCGGCCCGAGCACGGCGATGGGGTACGCGCTCATGGTCACCCCGGTTCAGTTGGCGGCCGCCTACGCCGCGCTGGCCAACCAAGGGCACCTCTTGGTGCCCGCGATCGTCAAGGCGATCCGCCGCCCGGACGGGGAAATCATCTACCAGCACCGGCCGACGGTAGTGCGGAATGCTGTGTCGGCGGAAGTGGCCGCCAAACTGCGGCAATTCCTCGCCCTGTCCGCCGCCGATTCGGGGACCGGAGGACGGGCCCAGGTCAAGGGATCGGTGTTAGGCAAGACCGGGACGGCCAAGCTGGTCGAAAACCGTCAGTACACCAACAAACACGCCGCCTCGTTTGCCGGCATGTATCCGGCCCGGGCCCCTCAACTGGTGTTCGTCGTTCGGATCGAAGACCCGCAGGGAGCCTATTCCGGCGGCTTGGTGGCGGCCCCGCTGGTCGGCGATATGCTGCGCCAGGCCCTCGCGGCCCGGCGAACGACCTTGGACCGAGCCATACTGGCGGAGTCACGGATTGAACGTCCCGAACCCCGGTCGGAGGTCGTCAACCGCGGTGACGTCAAATGGGTCGGACTCCCGCTCCCTCCTGCCGGGCCGACGCCGGGCCGGATCGCGGAGATTCCCGATGTGGTCGGTCAGTCGGTCCGGGCGGCGGCGGTGGCGCTGCACCGCCGAGGGTTTCGAGTCCGCCTTGAGGGCCGGGGTACCGTGGTCCGGATGTCTCCAGAGCCCGGTGACTCCTTGAGCACGGGCATGGTGGTCACAGTCACCGCCGCGCCGGAACGTCCCTCATGA
- a CDS encoding UDP-N-acetylmuramoyl-L-alanyl-D-glutamate--2,6-diaminopimelate ligase → MTPMPPDPAELLAALRAESLLVAAPPRLPALARITTDSRSVEPGGIFVAVRGLEADGHRFLAAAVAAGAGVVVVERPSGLAVAEIVVTDGRRAAIALARAWYGDPGRRLSLVGVTGTSGKTTTTLLVRHLLNERGTAGSIGTLGAFDGSDRPIRSTAGSLTTPGPVDLQATLAGLVSAGVDRVAMETSSHSLDQGRLDGLRFDGAVFTNLSREHLDYHRTMDEYRLAKLKLFDYLAPGGIAAVNGDDPAWAGLEARPKVLTFGLRPGASVRAEAVHLGPVSSRFTLTGRFGTAELELPLPGEFNVSNGLGAAAVALGLGIDIRSVARRLAAAPQIPGRMERLVERPFVVLRDYAHKPDALERVLRTLRPLTTGRLIVLFGCGGARDTGKRPIMGRIAADLGDLIVVTSDNPRTEDPERIIDDILAGIPAGATVRRIPDRRAAIQWALGEARPGDTLLLAGKGHETYQIIGTESVPFDERTIVADALRGS, encoded by the coding sequence ATGACCCCGATGCCGCCCGATCCCGCCGAATTGCTCGCGGCGCTCCGAGCCGAGTCGTTGCTGGTCGCCGCCCCACCGCGGCTTCCGGCCCTGGCGCGTATCACGACTGACAGCCGTTCGGTCGAGCCCGGAGGCATCTTCGTGGCGGTCCGGGGGTTAGAGGCCGACGGGCATCGTTTTCTCGCCGCGGCCGTGGCCGCCGGCGCTGGGGTCGTGGTCGTGGAGCGGCCATCCGGTCTGGCCGTAGCCGAGATCGTCGTGACGGATGGCCGCCGTGCGGCGATCGCCCTGGCCCGCGCCTGGTATGGCGATCCGGGCCGCCGGCTCTCGCTGGTCGGGGTGACGGGTACCAGCGGGAAGACAACGACCACGCTGCTGGTGCGGCACCTGTTGAACGAGCGGGGAACCGCCGGCAGCATCGGGACCCTCGGGGCCTTCGACGGATCGGACCGGCCGATCCGTTCAACAGCCGGCTCGCTGACCACGCCGGGTCCCGTCGATCTGCAGGCCACGCTCGCCGGCCTCGTTAGCGCGGGCGTCGACCGGGTCGCGATGGAAACGTCCTCGCACAGTCTTGACCAGGGGCGGCTCGACGGCCTCCGGTTCGATGGGGCGGTGTTCACCAATTTGTCGCGGGAACACCTCGATTATCACCGGACCATGGACGAGTACCGCCTCGCCAAGCTCAAGTTGTTCGACTATCTCGCTCCCGGCGGAATCGCGGCGGTGAACGGCGACGATCCGGCGTGGGCGGGCCTCGAGGCTAGGCCGAAGGTCCTGACGTTCGGGCTCCGGCCAGGAGCATCGGTGCGCGCCGAGGCGGTTCACCTCGGACCGGTCTCGAGCCGGTTTACCCTGACCGGTCGGTTTGGCACGGCCGAGCTCGAATTGCCGTTACCCGGTGAATTCAACGTGTCGAACGGGCTCGGGGCGGCCGCGGTCGCCCTCGGCCTTGGGATTGACATTCGGTCGGTGGCACGGAGGTTGGCCGCCGCGCCGCAGATCCCCGGGCGGATGGAGCGGTTGGTCGAACGGCCGTTCGTGGTGCTCCGCGACTACGCCCACAAACCCGACGCGCTCGAGCGGGTCCTCCGCACGCTCCGTCCGCTGACGACGGGCCGGCTGATCGTGCTGTTCGGCTGCGGCGGCGCCCGGGACACCGGGAAGCGCCCGATCATGGGACGGATCGCCGCCGACCTCGGCGATCTGATCGTGGTTACGTCGGACAACCCGCGGACCGAGGATCCCGAACGAATCATCGACGACATCCTGGCAGGTATTCCGGCTGGAGCCACGGTGCGCCGGATCCCGGACCGGCGGGCGGCGATCCAGTGGGCGCTAGGTGAGGCTCGGCCCGGCGACACGCTGCTGTTGGCCGGGAAGGGCCACGAGACCTACCAGATTATCGGGACCGAGTCGGTCCCGTTCGACGAACGGACCATCGTGGCCGACGCGCTCAGGGGTTCGTGA
- a CDS encoding chemotaxis protein CheW: protein MRPGWPLNTRSPPSCYPSRPTGRPTSDQLCNSLQGKLIRPIGWPVLGSMGVLVPDVAVGKVVACRIGGRQFALPVSSVREVCTGFSLVRVPGVASPVEGVVNIRGTLVTVARGAELFDLPGDGPGVSKGLAVLGAVGGRIGLGVDEVLDLDTGTTGIDSVDIASVLGSVFDRLG, encoded by the coding sequence ATGCGGCCAGGTTGGCCTTTAAACACCCGGTCACCGCCGAGCTGCTATCCTTCTCGGCCGACTGGCCGTCCGACCTCCGACCAGCTCTGCAACTCGTTGCAGGGCAAGTTGATCCGGCCGATTGGCTGGCCTGTCTTGGGTTCGATGGGAGTCCTGGTGCCTGACGTGGCCGTCGGCAAGGTGGTGGCCTGTCGGATCGGCGGGCGCCAGTTCGCCCTCCCCGTATCGAGTGTGCGCGAAGTTTGCACGGGATTCAGTCTAGTCCGGGTGCCGGGAGTTGCATCCCCGGTCGAAGGCGTCGTGAACATTCGCGGTACCCTCGTGACCGTGGCCCGGGGCGCGGAGCTGTTTGACCTGCCCGGCGATGGTCCTGGGGTGTCGAAGGGGCTCGCGGTGTTGGGGGCCGTCGGGGGACGGATCGGGCTTGGCGTGGACGAAGTGCTTGACCTCGATACCGGAACGACCGGAATCGATTCGGTAGACATTGCATCCGTGCTCGGATCGGTATTCGACCGGCTCGGGTAA
- the murF gene encoding UDP-N-acetylmuramoyl-tripeptide--D-alanyl-D-alanine ligase, protein MRWTDESVRIALGLGSGESSIGYSGVATDTRQIGPGALFVALEGERFDGHAFLSEAQAAGATAAVVRRSTEPVGGLRLYEVDDPLRAFGWLARHRRRQCPGPVVAVTGTNGKTSTKEMLAAMLGTRYRTHATRLNLNNLVGVPQTILECPEGIEAMVVEAGANRPGEIARYREIIEPDIAVITNVDAGHLEGFGSLAGVLEEKLALVRDVPLAIVGVDNPDLAAGARPVARRVVTAGLSGADVVPDQVVVQPSGRPRVTVGEVSFTVAQYGLHQAKNAMLAWAVGQALGLPPTRVARALESFTLPAGRGDVAEHGRLTIFNDSYNANPASFRALVDLVRSMRAGRRLVFVAGTMRELGTQSTAEHVAIADALAALDPEVLAAVGEFVPALERHRAQFGPRLVTAVDAVAIGPLVAERLRGDELVVLKGSRGVRLERIIPDLVGRAAT, encoded by the coding sequence ATGCGATGGACCGATGAATCGGTTCGGATCGCCCTCGGCCTTGGCTCCGGTGAGTCGAGTATCGGCTACAGTGGCGTGGCGACCGACACCAGGCAGATCGGGCCGGGCGCGTTGTTCGTGGCCCTCGAGGGTGAGCGCTTCGACGGCCATGCGTTCCTCTCCGAGGCCCAGGCGGCCGGCGCCACCGCGGCCGTGGTTCGCCGGAGCACCGAGCCGGTCGGGGGGCTCCGGCTCTATGAGGTGGACGACCCCCTCCGGGCGTTCGGATGGCTCGCTCGTCACCGGCGGCGGCAGTGTCCAGGACCGGTGGTTGCGGTAACCGGCACCAACGGCAAGACGTCGACGAAGGAAATGCTCGCGGCCATGCTCGGCACCCGGTACCGGACCCATGCCACCCGTCTGAACCTGAACAACCTGGTGGGCGTGCCGCAGACGATTCTTGAATGCCCGGAGGGAATCGAGGCCATGGTGGTAGAGGCCGGGGCGAACCGGCCGGGCGAAATCGCCCGATACCGGGAGATCATCGAGCCGGACATCGCGGTCATCACCAACGTCGACGCCGGCCATCTCGAGGGGTTTGGATCGCTGGCGGGGGTCCTGGAAGAAAAGCTGGCTCTGGTACGGGACGTTCCGTTGGCGATCGTCGGCGTCGACAATCCGGATCTGGCAGCCGGCGCCCGACCAGTGGCCCGGCGGGTTGTCACCGCGGGGCTTTCGGGTGCCGATGTGGTGCCCGATCAGGTTGTGGTCCAACCGAGTGGCCGGCCACGGGTCACGGTGGGCGAGGTCAGTTTTACCGTGGCCCAGTACGGGCTTCATCAGGCCAAGAACGCCATGCTGGCCTGGGCGGTTGGCCAGGCCCTGGGTTTGCCGCCGACCCGGGTGGCGCGGGCGCTCGAATCGTTTACTCTTCCGGCTGGCCGCGGCGACGTGGCCGAGCACGGTCGCCTGACGATTTTCAACGATTCCTATAACGCGAACCCAGCTTCGTTCCGGGCTCTGGTAGATCTCGTTCGGTCGATGCGGGCCGGCCGGCGGCTGGTGTTCGTGGCGGGCACCATGCGCGAACTCGGGACCCAGTCCACGGCGGAGCATGTTGCGATTGCCGATGCTCTGGCGGCGCTCGATCCCGAAGTGCTCGCGGCGGTTGGAGAATTCGTCCCGGCGCTCGAGCGTCACCGGGCCCAGTTCGGCCCTCGACTGGTGACGGCGGTGGATGCGGTTGCCATTGGTCCGCTGGTGGCGGAGCGGCTCCGGGGCGACGAGCTCGTGGTGCTCAAGGGTTCCCGCGGCGTACGGCTGGAACGGATCATCCCTGACCTGGTGGGTCGCGCGGCGACCTAG
- a CDS encoding phospho-N-acetylmuramoyl-pentapeptide-transferase, which yields MLYHLLAPLGRDHILFNLFNYISFRAAGAVVTALVMSFWLGPIIIRQLTEHKVGQVVRPGLLASHEAKRGTPTMGGLIILLATVVPTLLWAPLTNRFVVVAILATLWTGAIGFLDDYLKVVQGKPRGLIARWKLVGQCSFGIALGLYLWLQPVVPETTLPSTATVLPFVKYTVVLFLPLVYVGFVTLVVTGTSNAVNMTDGLDGLATGLTAIAAGAFAFFAYIFGRVDMTSYLNFYYLPGAGELTVFCAALMGGAIGFLWFNAHPAQVFMGDTGSLAIGGALGTVAILLRAEFLLLIIGGVFVAEQMSVILQMGVYKFYKRTRGREYADAHRVFRMAPLHHHFEKKGWAETQVVVRFWIVGLLCALVAFATLKIR from the coding sequence ATGCTTTATCATCTGTTGGCCCCGTTGGGCCGCGACCACATCCTGTTCAATCTCTTCAACTACATCAGCTTCCGTGCTGCCGGCGCGGTCGTTACCGCCTTGGTCATGTCGTTTTGGCTCGGCCCGATCATCATTCGCCAACTGACCGAGCACAAGGTCGGCCAGGTGGTGCGACCCGGGCTTCTTGCCTCGCACGAGGCCAAGCGGGGCACCCCGACGATGGGGGGACTCATCATTCTCCTGGCCACTGTGGTGCCGACCCTGCTCTGGGCCCCGTTGACGAATCGATTCGTGGTGGTGGCCATCTTAGCCACGCTCTGGACCGGGGCGATCGGTTTCCTGGACGACTACCTGAAGGTCGTTCAGGGGAAACCCCGGGGCTTGATTGCCCGCTGGAAGCTGGTGGGCCAGTGCAGCTTCGGCATCGCGCTGGGCTTATACCTGTGGCTTCAGCCGGTCGTCCCGGAAACGACGTTGCCGTCGACGGCGACGGTCCTGCCGTTCGTCAAATACACGGTGGTGCTGTTCCTGCCGCTGGTGTACGTCGGGTTCGTCACGTTGGTGGTCACGGGTACCAGCAACGCGGTCAACATGACCGACGGATTGGACGGCCTGGCCACGGGCCTGACCGCCATTGCCGCCGGCGCGTTCGCGTTCTTTGCCTACATATTCGGCCGCGTCGACATGACCTCCTACCTCAACTTCTACTATCTGCCAGGGGCCGGCGAGCTCACGGTGTTTTGTGCCGCGTTGATGGGTGGGGCAATCGGTTTTCTCTGGTTCAACGCCCACCCCGCCCAAGTCTTCATGGGGGACACCGGAAGTCTCGCCATCGGCGGGGCCCTTGGGACCGTGGCGATTCTGCTCCGGGCCGAGTTCCTGCTGTTGATCATCGGCGGGGTGTTCGTCGCCGAGCAAATGTCGGTCATTCTCCAGATGGGTGTCTACAAGTTCTACAAACGGACCCGGGGCCGGGAGTATGCGGATGCCCACCGGGTCTTCCGCATGGCGCCGCTTCATCATCACTTCGAGAAGAAGGGTTGGGCGGAAACCCAGGTCGTGGTGCGGTTCTGGATCGTCGGCCTCCTCTGTGCCCTGGTCGCGTTCGCGACCCTCAAGATTCGTTAG
- a CDS encoding RluA family pseudouridine synthase, producing MAFSVAAPATERLDRFLADQLSLSRTQAARLVAAGAVTVNGLVARASRLLSRTEAVEVAFDDDEPPRVITPHPITLVVVFEDEHLAVIDKPAGLVVHPAPGHWDDTLVNALVARGTSLSDGSAGRPGIVHRLDRDTSGLMVIAKSDLAHRRLGAAIAARQVKRTYAVLAWGHLDSPLVEVSAPVGRHSTDRKRMIVRPDGRPARTDFHRIARFDVAELLRAELHTGRTHQIRVHLQEIGHPVVGDRVYGGGGPRRMTGASRVFAERLNALVGRQALHAARLAFKHPVTAELLSFSADWPSDLRPALQLVAGQVDPADWLACLGFDGSPGA from the coding sequence ATCGCCTTCTCCGTCGCGGCCCCCGCCACCGAGCGCCTCGATCGTTTTCTTGCCGATCAGCTCAGTCTGTCCCGAACCCAGGCCGCCCGACTCGTGGCGGCCGGCGCCGTCACCGTCAACGGCCTGGTGGCTCGCGCCTCCCGACTCCTCAGCCGGACGGAAGCGGTTGAAGTGGCGTTCGACGACGACGAGCCGCCTCGGGTTATTACCCCCCATCCCATCACGCTGGTGGTGGTGTTCGAGGACGAGCATCTCGCCGTGATCGACAAGCCGGCCGGGTTGGTCGTCCACCCGGCGCCGGGCCATTGGGATGACACCCTGGTCAACGCGCTGGTGGCCCGGGGCACTTCGCTCTCCGACGGCAGTGCCGGCCGGCCCGGCATCGTCCACCGGCTGGACCGGGACACCTCGGGGCTCATGGTCATTGCCAAGAGCGATCTGGCCCATCGGCGCCTGGGGGCCGCCATCGCGGCCCGGCAGGTCAAACGGACGTACGCCGTCCTGGCCTGGGGCCACCTCGACAGCCCCTTGGTCGAGGTGTCGGCCCCGGTCGGGCGCCACTCGACCGACCGGAAGCGGATGATCGTCCGCCCCGATGGCCGGCCCGCCCGGACCGATTTCCATCGGATTGCCCGGTTCGACGTCGCCGAACTGCTTCGGGCCGAGCTCCACACCGGACGGACCCATCAGATCCGGGTCCACCTCCAAGAGATTGGACACCCAGTGGTAGGCGACCGAGTCTACGGGGGCGGCGGCCCTCGCCGAATGACCGGCGCGAGCCGAGTTTTCGCGGAACGCCTGAACGCCCTGGTGGGCCGGCAGGCCCTCCATGCGGCCAGGTTGGCCTTTAAACACCCGGTCACCGCCGAGCTGCTATCCTTCTCGGCCGACTGGCCGTCCGACCTCCGACCAGCTCTGCAACTCGTTGCAGGGCAAGTTGATCCGGCCGATTGGCTGGCCTGTCTTGGGTTCGATGGGAGTCCTGGTGCCTGA
- the rsmH gene encoding 16S rRNA (cytosine(1402)-N(4))-methyltransferase has translation MTIPSFHEPVLGAELLAMVGGARRVVDGTLGDGGHAGLFWARGATVLGIDRDPVALTRARHRLGDERVTYLLGSAFDSETLTEIGRFGPDLILLDLGVSSRQLDDDGLGFTFRPGAPLDMRMARAGTTAADLLAEASQAELTTWLADYGDEPRARRLATELVRRRGTRPFLVSDDLVNAIRAALGPRSGPADFARIFQAFRIAVNDELAGLAAALPRLRDLSAAGGAVAVISYHSGEDRLVKNAFRDWSQACICPPTHPRCVCRGRPLGRLVTRRPVGAGEDEIRLNPRARSAKLRVFERTDGAPS, from the coding sequence GTGACCATTCCTTCGTTCCACGAGCCCGTCTTGGGCGCCGAATTGCTGGCCATGGTTGGCGGGGCCAGGCGTGTCGTCGACGGCACCTTGGGCGATGGCGGTCACGCCGGCTTGTTCTGGGCCCGGGGGGCCACCGTCCTGGGGATTGATCGCGATCCCGTGGCCTTGACCAGGGCCCGGCACCGCCTGGGAGACGAGCGAGTTACCTACCTGCTCGGGAGCGCGTTCGACTCCGAGACCTTGACCGAGATTGGCCGATTCGGCCCCGACCTGATTCTACTCGACCTGGGCGTCTCGTCCCGACAACTCGACGATGATGGCCTCGGATTTACGTTCCGGCCCGGGGCCCCCCTCGACATGCGAATGGCCCGCGCCGGAACCACCGCCGCCGATCTGTTGGCCGAAGCGAGCCAAGCCGAGTTGACAACATGGTTGGCCGACTACGGAGACGAACCCCGGGCCCGTCGGCTGGCAACCGAGTTGGTCCGGCGGCGGGGCACCCGTCCGTTCCTCGTCAGCGATGACTTGGTCAACGCCATCCGGGCGGCGTTAGGTCCCCGAAGCGGCCCGGCCGACTTTGCCCGAATTTTCCAGGCGTTTCGCATCGCCGTCAACGACGAACTCGCCGGCCTCGCCGCCGCGCTGCCTCGGCTGCGAGACCTCTCGGCCGCCGGTGGGGCTGTGGCCGTGATTAGTTATCATTCCGGCGAAGATCGCCTGGTCAAGAACGCCTTTCGGGATTGGAGTCAAGCCTGCATTTGCCCACCCACCCATCCGCGCTGTGTCTGTCGGGGTCGGCCCCTTGGCCGCTTGGTCACCAGGCGTCCGGTCGGCGCCGGCGAGGACGAGATTCGGCTCAATCCGCGGGCCCGGAGCGCCAAGCTTCGGGTCTTCGAGCGGACTGATGGCGCGCCGAGCTAA
- a CDS encoding response regulator: protein MAQTVLVCDDAMFMRTMIADILRQAGFEVVGEAETGDQAVSKYRGLRVHVVRLDPGRLHV from the coding sequence GTGGCGCAAACTGTTCTGGTCTGCGATGACGCGATGTTTATGAGAACCATGATCGCCGATATCCTGCGTCAAGCGGGATTCGAGGTGGTCGGCGAGGCGGAAACGGGTGACCAAGCGGTCAGCAAGTATCGCGGACTCCGTGTACACGTTGTTCGCCTGGACCCAGGGCGGCTTCACGTTTGA